In the Sarcophilus harrisii chromosome 3, mSarHar1.11, whole genome shotgun sequence genome, one interval contains:
- the LOC100915326 gene encoding olfactory receptor 5B12-like, which yields MTNCTRVPGFILQGFSGIPELQNFSAAIFLFIYIFSVLGNISIIAAVNLDSHLHTPMYFFLKHLSFIDMCSTTTTLPRALFAALAGSEFISLPACATQIFVFVFCAAAECFLITSMAYDRCLAIYQPLTYGTTMTPEFCCVLVTVAWVSGLLFSSFHTVNTFTMSFRDTMVEHFFCDNPSILRLSCTDAQTHEAVGFIVSGCVIMSCFALTVLSYIRILATVARIKSTQGRQKAFSTCSSHLITVVLFYGSGSSTYMRPANGYSPLQGRLAAIFYSIVTPTLNPIIFSMRNRDMKAALRKLYIRRP from the coding sequence ATGACCAATTGCACTAGAGTTCCTGGATTCATTCTCCAGGGCTTCTCAGGCATTCCTGAGCTGCAAAATTTTAGTGCTGCCATCTTCCTTTTCATCTACATATTCTCTGTGCTTGGAAACATCTCCATCATCGCAGCAGTGAATCTGGATTCTCATCTGCACACACCCATGTACTTTTTCCTCAAGCATCTATCATTCATTGACATGtgttccaccaccaccaccctgcCCCGGGCGCTCTTTGCTGCCCTGGCTGGCTCAGAATTCATCTCTCTCCCAGCATGTGCaactcaaatttttgtttttgtcttctgtGCGGCCGCTGAGTGCTTTCTCATTACCTCCATGGCCTATGACCGCTGTCTGGCCATCTACCAACCCCTGACCTATGGGACCACTATGACCCCAGAGTTCTGCTGTGTGCTGGTGACTGTGGCCTGGGTGAGTGGACTCCTTTTCTCGTCCTTCCACACAGTCAACACCTTCACCATGTCCTTCCGTGACACCATGGTGGAACATTTCTTCTGTGACAACCCATCAATCCTACGTTTGTCCTGCACCGATGCTCAGACCCACGAGGCCGTTGGCTTTATTGTCAGTGGCTGCGTCATCATGAGCTGTTTTGCACTTACTGTCCTGTCCTACATCCGGATCCTAGCCACCGTGGCCCGTATCAAGTCCACACAGGGTCGCCAGAAGGCCTTCTCCACCTGTTCCTCCCACCTCATCACAGTAGTACTCTTTTATGGGAGTGGCAGTTCAACCTACATGAGGCCTGCAAATGGCTACTCCCCACTTCAAGGACGCTTAGCTGCCATATTTTACTCCATCGTTACCCCTACCTTGAACCCCATTATCTTTAGTATGAGGAACAGAGATATGAAGGCAGCCCTAAGGAAGCTTTACATTCGTAGACCATGA